In Desulfopila inferna, a single genomic region encodes these proteins:
- the efp gene encoding elongation factor P, with protein MYSASDLRKGLKIQIDGDPYIVTEFEFSKPGKGQALYRTKMRNMITGNQFTQTYRSNDKFEKAALEERKMQYLYNQGDEYHFMDNESFDQIFITADQLGDSVNFMVDNMEVEVLFFDGKPIDVSLPIFVNLEVIKADPWVKGDTSGTDTKPVTVQTGYELQVPPFVEEGDRIQIDTRSGQYVTRVKE; from the coding sequence ATGTATAGCGCTTCAGATTTACGTAAGGGGTTGAAAATCCAGATTGACGGTGATCCCTATATAGTGACCGAATTTGAATTTTCCAAACCCGGCAAAGGTCAGGCCCTGTATCGAACCAAGATGCGTAATATGATCACTGGAAATCAGTTCACCCAGACCTATCGGTCCAATGACAAATTCGAAAAGGCTGCCCTGGAAGAGCGGAAGATGCAGTATCTGTACAATCAGGGAGACGAATATCATTTTATGGACAATGAAAGTTTTGATCAGATTTTCATAACCGCTGATCAACTGGGCGACAGCGTCAATTTCATGGTGGACAACATGGAAGTCGAGGTACTGTTTTTCGATGGGAAGCCGATTGATGTAAGCCTGCCTATTTTTGTCAATCTCGAGGTGATAAAGGCTGATCCGTGGGTGAAAGGCGACACTTCCGGAACCGATACCAAGCCTGTGACGGTGCAGACAGGTTATGAACTGCAGGTCCCTCCATTTGTAGAAGAGGGTGACAGAATTCAGATAGACACCCGCAGTGGACAGTACGTGACTCGCGTAAAAGAGTAA
- the epmA gene encoding EF-P lysine aminoacylase EpmA: MLSVKELHLRAALIGAIRSFFSQRGFLEVDTPIRQPVLIPESHIEPLSTENWFLQTSPELCMKRLLSSGCSSIFQICRCFRKEERGRRHLEEFTMLEWYRSGADYYELMADCQQLLHHCLAEIGEQLGNLLPLAQSLFSTDHSSPSHPWQKITVNEAFDRWSDNSLREVLAKDTFEEVLVEKIEPNLGIDGPVFLYEYPACMASLAQKKKGNAEVAERFELYAAGIELANGYSELTDSSEQRLRFAAEIEAINKKSGRRTIMPEKFLADLNNLETCAGIAFGVDRLFMLLLGKDEIDDAVSFSPRDL; encoded by the coding sequence GTGCTGTCTGTCAAAGAGCTGCATCTGCGTGCAGCTCTTATCGGTGCCATCAGGAGTTTTTTTTCACAGCGGGGCTTTCTTGAAGTGGATACTCCTATCCGGCAGCCTGTGCTGATCCCTGAATCGCATATCGAACCGCTTTCTACAGAAAACTGGTTTTTGCAGACATCCCCCGAACTCTGCATGAAGCGGCTGCTTTCCTCGGGCTGCAGTTCCATTTTTCAAATCTGCCGCTGTTTCCGCAAGGAAGAAAGAGGGCGGCGCCACCTCGAAGAATTCACCATGCTGGAATGGTATCGTTCCGGAGCCGATTATTATGAATTGATGGCTGACTGCCAGCAGTTGCTGCACCATTGCCTGGCCGAGATCGGCGAGCAGCTTGGCAACCTTCTGCCTCTTGCGCAATCACTTTTCTCCACAGATCATTCTTCTCCAAGTCATCCTTGGCAGAAAATAACAGTGAATGAGGCCTTCGATCGCTGGAGTGATAACTCTCTGCGAGAGGTTTTGGCAAAAGATACCTTTGAAGAGGTTCTGGTGGAAAAAATCGAGCCGAATTTAGGCATTGACGGTCCGGTTTTTCTCTATGAATATCCTGCGTGTATGGCCTCGCTTGCTCAAAAAAAGAAAGGAAACGCCGAAGTTGCGGAAAGATTCGAATTGTATGCTGCCGGCATAGAACTGGCCAATGGTTATTCAGAACTTACCGATTCCAGCGAACAGCGCTTGCGCTTTGCCGCAGAAATCGAGGCAATTAACAAAAAGAGCGGTCGGAGGACGATCATGCCCGAAAAGTTTTTGGCGGATCTGAACAACCTCGAAACCTGTGCCGGCATAGCCTTTGGCGTGGACCGCCTTTTTATGCTGCTGCTTGGTAAAGACGAAATTGATGATGCCGTGTCTTTTTCTCCGCGGGATCTGTAA
- a CDS encoding nitroreductase family protein, with protein sequence MDFSDLTGRRQSVRSYTDSPVENWKIDALIEAVRLAPSACNSQPWKLIIIEDQQKKNAVAQATYSKLVSFNKFAVQAPVIAILTIERTQMISQIGGHLKDREFPLIDIGIAAAHFCLQAADLGLGTCMVGWFDEDAVREIVGIPERKRIGLLITLGYSADETLRPKLRKPRDKMCSFNSYFTRG encoded by the coding sequence ATGGATTTTTCCGATTTGACAGGCCGCAGACAGAGCGTTCGTTCTTATACGGATTCCCCGGTGGAGAACTGGAAGATAGATGCTCTGATAGAAGCAGTCCGTCTGGCACCGTCGGCCTGCAACTCGCAGCCGTGGAAGCTGATTATTATCGAGGATCAGCAAAAAAAAAATGCTGTCGCCCAGGCCACCTACAGTAAGCTGGTCTCTTTCAATAAATTCGCCGTGCAGGCGCCGGTTATTGCCATCCTCACCATCGAACGAACTCAAATGATAAGCCAGATAGGAGGACATCTCAAGGATCGTGAATTTCCTCTTATAGACATAGGCATCGCCGCTGCTCATTTCTGTCTTCAGGCTGCTGATCTGGGCCTCGGCACTTGTATGGTCGGCTGGTTCGATGAAGATGCCGTCAGGGAAATCGTAGGGATACCGGAGCGGAAGCGCATCGGTCTTCTGATAACACTGGGATATTCCGCGGATGAGACTCTGCGGCCTAAGCTGCGCAAACCCCGGGATAAGATGTGCAGCTTCAATTCCTATTTCACCAGGGGATAG
- a CDS encoding YgiQ family radical SAM protein yields the protein MTAEECRLRGWDAVDVVLVTGDGYIDHPSFGVALIGRLLESKGYRVAVLSQPHHDSAVDFYRFGRPRLFFGITAGNLDSIVANYTGNGKVRDFDAYSSAGNPWRSDLQSKINRKRPDRATITYANLARAAYNDVPIILGGIEASLRRFIHYDYKQNRLRSSVLTDGKADLLIYGMAEKGIVAVAAALAQERIPTGIKGCCERLTESRFSELQGTLTPETSIILPSWNDIQKDKGLFLEAELLIDQHARSGSDKMLVQQQQSNWVIQHPAPAILSEEELDELYDLPFQRTPHPGAGDIPAYRMIRHSATIVRGCSGNCSFCAITRHQGPTISSRSRASILREVRKITIMSDFFGTISDLGGPTANLYGSSCTIGGCKRHECLYPKVCEHLKVNEEKMIGLLKDVAALDEVKHVFISSGLRMELLLKTPRLLEKLITSHTPGSLKIAPEHSDDNILKIMHKESHDILRQFVKQCGMIAQKQKKKVQLTPYVITGHPGSTEKSALQLVDTFKKLELPIRQFQDFTPTPGTLSTAMFVSGLDRDRKKIIIPSASQRSRQRAHLETAFHKRSLRQSKKRPGKK from the coding sequence ATGACTGCGGAAGAATGCCGCCTGCGCGGCTGGGATGCCGTTGATGTTGTCCTGGTCACGGGCGACGGCTATATTGACCATCCTTCCTTTGGTGTAGCCCTTATCGGCAGGCTCCTGGAAAGCAAAGGTTATCGAGTGGCAGTCCTTTCCCAACCTCATCATGATTCAGCCGTGGATTTTTACCGCTTCGGCAGACCGCGCCTCTTCTTCGGCATCACAGCCGGTAATCTTGATTCTATTGTTGCCAATTACACCGGCAACGGCAAAGTCCGCGACTTTGACGCCTATTCCAGCGCCGGTAACCCATGGAGATCGGATCTGCAGTCGAAGATCAACAGAAAGCGTCCCGATAGAGCAACAATCACCTATGCCAATCTGGCCCGGGCTGCCTATAATGACGTTCCCATTATACTGGGAGGTATCGAGGCGTCACTGCGACGTTTTATCCATTATGATTACAAGCAAAACCGACTGCGCAGCTCTGTCCTCACCGACGGCAAGGCTGATCTGCTGATCTACGGAATGGCCGAGAAGGGTATTGTAGCCGTAGCCGCCGCACTTGCTCAGGAGCGTATCCCCACCGGGATTAAGGGCTGTTGTGAACGGCTCACCGAATCCCGTTTTAGCGAGCTGCAAGGCACCCTCACCCCGGAAACGAGTATAATTCTCCCTTCCTGGAATGATATCCAAAAGGATAAGGGACTTTTTCTGGAGGCTGAACTGCTCATTGATCAACATGCCCGGAGCGGCTCTGACAAAATGCTCGTGCAGCAGCAGCAAAGCAACTGGGTTATTCAGCATCCGGCACCTGCCATCCTCAGCGAAGAGGAACTTGATGAGCTCTATGACCTGCCTTTCCAGCGCACCCCGCATCCAGGCGCCGGCGATATTCCGGCATACCGGATGATTCGCCATTCGGCAACTATTGTCCGGGGCTGCTCAGGAAACTGTTCGTTTTGCGCAATTACCCGTCATCAGGGGCCGACAATCAGCAGCCGCAGCAGAGCCTCGATCCTGAGGGAGGTTCGGAAAATCACCATTATGAGTGATTTTTTCGGGACGATCAGTGATCTTGGCGGACCGACGGCCAACCTTTATGGCAGTTCATGCACCATCGGAGGCTGCAAAAGACATGAATGCCTCTATCCCAAAGTCTGTGAACACCTCAAGGTCAATGAGGAGAAGATGATCGGACTCCTCAAAGATGTTGCCGCATTGGATGAAGTTAAACATGTCTTTATCTCCTCGGGATTACGCATGGAACTGCTCCTGAAGACCCCAAGGTTACTCGAGAAGCTGATTACTTCCCATACTCCGGGATCTCTGAAAATCGCTCCGGAGCATAGCGATGACAATATCTTAAAAATAATGCACAAGGAGTCACATGACATCCTGCGCCAATTCGTCAAGCAGTGCGGAATGATAGCACAAAAGCAGAAAAAGAAGGTACAGCTTACCCCCTATGTCATCACCGGTCATCCCGGCAGCACCGAAAAAAGCGCGTTACAGCTAGTCGATACCTTCAAGAAGCTCGAACTTCCCATCCGGCAGTTTCAGGATTTCACGCCAACACCGGGAACTCTCTCCACAGCAATGTTCGTCAGCGGTCTGGATAGAGACAGGAAAAAAATCATTATTCCCTCAGCCTCGCAAAGATCGCGACAGAGAGCACATCTGGAGACGGCTTTTCACAAACGCAGTCTCCGGCAGAGCAAGAAACGACCGGGAAAGAAATAA
- a CDS encoding SulP family inorganic anion transporter has protein sequence MILKIFPFLAWFQDYDTGKFKIDLLAGITVALVLIPQSMAYAQLAGLPAYYGLYAAFLPPMVAALFGSSRQLATGPVAVVSLMSAASLEPLATAGSPEFIAYSIVLALTVGIFQFSLGVLRLGLVVNFLSHPVVNGFTNAAAIIIASSQFSKFFGVYVDKAPHHYETMVRVAQAAIDYTHFPTLLFGASAVAIMVILRKINPRIPNVLIAVAITTILSYLINFNKDAYVPVSAIQSSGFTEKVEEFNNAVEEIETIGTRRAQIGAKIDQERESSHGMTAELIDLQSQVALLTLKMDEAKHKAHLLRSDIRNMKFEAVQKEDSYSFYPQNNAPEDVETESGTWRISVGNKALDPNNLKVTGGGAIVGKIPEGLPQFAVPELTSKTFFKLLPTAIIISLLGFMEAIAIAKAMAAQTGQKLDPNQELVGQGLANIFGSIGSSYAVSGSFSRSAVNLQAGAVSGISSVVTSIMVVITLLFFTPLLYHLPQAVLAAVIMMAVIGLINIKGFIHSWKAQWYDGAISVFSFLVTLYFAPHLDKGIMVGVALSMVVFLYKSMRPVVASLSLHQDKVLKSAEYYRLKGCRHISVVRFDGALFFANASYLDEQVLKFRNEQPDLRYVLLDARGINDMDASGEEALEMLVKRIRSAGMGFAICGLKGQVINVMQRTGLYDKIGEQHIFPDSKAAVAALIDRIHKGTDLPEAGCGDCPLQQYIPADHTKN, from the coding sequence ATGATTTTGAAGATTTTTCCCTTCCTTGCCTGGTTTCAAGATTATGATACCGGCAAATTCAAGATAGACTTGCTTGCGGGTATAACCGTAGCGCTTGTTCTTATACCGCAATCCATGGCCTATGCCCAGCTTGCAGGTCTGCCTGCCTATTATGGATTGTATGCCGCCTTTTTGCCGCCGATGGTTGCCGCACTGTTCGGGTCCAGCCGCCAGCTTGCCACCGGACCGGTGGCCGTAGTCTCACTGATGTCCGCTGCATCCCTGGAGCCGCTTGCCACCGCAGGCTCCCCCGAATTTATAGCCTATTCCATCGTACTCGCTTTAACGGTCGGTATATTTCAGTTTTCCCTCGGGGTCCTTCGTCTTGGCCTGGTGGTAAATTTTCTTTCACATCCGGTTGTTAACGGTTTTACCAATGCCGCCGCCATAATCATAGCCTCTTCCCAATTCTCCAAGTTTTTCGGCGTTTATGTCGACAAAGCTCCGCATCATTATGAAACCATGGTCAGAGTGGCCCAGGCGGCTATTGACTATACTCATTTCCCCACGCTGCTTTTTGGTGCGTCCGCTGTTGCCATCATGGTGATTCTCAGAAAGATCAATCCGCGGATACCAAACGTTCTTATTGCAGTTGCCATAACCACTATACTTTCCTACCTCATCAACTTTAACAAAGATGCCTACGTCCCTGTTTCAGCTATTCAGTCCTCCGGCTTTACTGAAAAAGTTGAAGAATTCAACAATGCCGTCGAAGAAATTGAAACGATCGGTACCCGGCGCGCTCAGATTGGTGCGAAGATAGATCAGGAACGGGAAAGCAGTCATGGAATGACAGCTGAACTCATCGATCTCCAAAGTCAGGTGGCCCTGCTCACCTTGAAAATGGATGAAGCCAAACACAAAGCCCATCTTCTCCGCTCTGATATCCGCAACATGAAATTTGAGGCGGTCCAGAAAGAAGATTCCTACTCTTTTTATCCGCAGAACAATGCACCTGAGGACGTCGAAACCGAAAGCGGCACCTGGAGGATATCGGTGGGCAATAAGGCATTGGATCCAAACAATCTTAAAGTAACCGGCGGTGGGGCGATAGTCGGTAAGATCCCGGAAGGCCTTCCCCAGTTTGCCGTTCCCGAATTAACTTCAAAGACCTTCTTTAAGCTGCTGCCTACCGCCATTATTATTTCGCTGCTCGGTTTCATGGAGGCAATCGCCATCGCCAAGGCCATGGCCGCCCAGACAGGCCAGAAGCTCGATCCCAACCAGGAGCTGGTCGGACAGGGGCTTGCTAATATCTTCGGATCTATTGGATCTTCCTATGCCGTTTCCGGATCCTTTTCCCGTTCCGCCGTCAATCTGCAGGCCGGCGCGGTATCCGGAATATCATCGGTGGTTACCTCCATCATGGTGGTTATCACCCTGCTCTTTTTCACTCCTCTGCTCTATCATCTGCCGCAGGCGGTACTTGCTGCAGTGATTATGATGGCCGTTATCGGGCTGATCAATATAAAAGGATTTATCCACTCCTGGAAGGCCCAGTGGTATGATGGGGCGATATCAGTTTTTTCTTTCCTGGTAACCCTGTATTTTGCGCCCCATCTGGACAAGGGCATCATGGTGGGTGTAGCACTTTCCATGGTTGTCTTCCTCTACAAATCCATGCGTCCGGTGGTGGCAAGTCTGTCGCTCCACCAGGACAAAGTTTTGAAATCTGCTGAATATTACCGGTTAAAAGGTTGTCGTCATATTTCCGTTGTTCGTTTTGACGGCGCCCTCTTCTTTGCCAATGCCAGTTATCTTGATGAACAGGTGCTCAAATTCAGAAACGAACAACCGGATCTGCGCTATGTTCTTCTTGATGCAAGAGGCATCAATGATATGGACGCTTCCGGCGAGGAAGCCCTGGAGATGCTGGTCAAGCGTATCCGCAGTGCCGGTATGGGCTTTGCGATATGCGGACTCAAAGGGCAGGTAATTAACGTTATGCAGCGCACGGGGCTGTACGACAAAATTGGAGAGCAGCATATTTTTCCCGACAGCAAAGCGGCCGTTGCTGCATTGATCGACCGCATTCATAAGGGAACCGACCTGCCCGAGGCAGGGTGCGGGGATTGCCCTCTGCAGCAATATATTCCTGCAGATCACACCAAGAATTAA
- a CDS encoding carbonic anhydrase, which yields MGRTPKNRPTADEALQLLLEGNRRFVAGNLEHPNHCKESRRLSSSGQEPFATILTCADSRVPPVDIFDQGIGDLFVVRVAGNIIGFHTLGSIEYAVQHLNTPLVMVMGHSCCGAVGAVASGVRLDGHMSSFTAPIQTAIKKVKDLEGDLVDNAAKEVAKMIASQISVSEPILADFVNDNKVKVVAAYYDISTGTVILL from the coding sequence ATGGGACGAACACCCAAAAACCGCCCCACCGCAGATGAAGCATTACAGCTCCTGCTGGAAGGCAATAGACGTTTTGTCGCTGGAAACCTGGAACATCCAAATCATTGCAAGGAGAGCAGACGACTGTCAAGCAGCGGCCAGGAACCATTTGCTACGATCCTTACCTGTGCCGACTCCCGAGTCCCCCCTGTCGATATTTTCGACCAGGGAATCGGCGATCTTTTTGTCGTTCGGGTTGCAGGCAATATAATAGGTTTCCATACACTCGGCAGTATCGAATATGCTGTCCAGCACCTCAATACCCCCCTTGTCATGGTTATGGGTCACTCCTGCTGCGGCGCGGTAGGCGCCGTTGCCAGCGGAGTTCGACTGGACGGTCACATGTCTTCCTTTACCGCTCCGATCCAGACCGCCATAAAAAAGGTCAAAGATCTGGAAGGAGACCTTGTAGACAATGCCGCCAAGGAAGTGGCAAAAATGATAGCCTCACAGATCTCCGTATCAGAACCGATTTTGGCTGACTTTGTCAATGACAACAAAGTTAAAGTTGTCGCTGCATATTACGATATATCAACAGGAACCGTGATTTTACTCTAA
- a CDS encoding response regulator, with protein sequence MESSERRYTVLLADDHVLIRHGIKNIIKKNENLEVIGEVSNGEELMEFLKTGIPDLIILDISMPKISGTEAVSQVKKKYPQVKVLMLTMHKNKQFFYHAMSSGADGYLMKDDSDEELLLAINKVQNGKTYISPILSDDFAADVISAHRNHRATPFQGLTAREYEVLQLVVEGYTSKDVAEKLCLSPRTIDHHRSKLLKKFNLRNSADLVSFAVRNGFVRPD encoded by the coding sequence ATGGAATCGAGTGAAAGAAGATACACTGTTCTATTGGCGGATGACCATGTGCTGATACGCCATGGTATTAAAAATATCATTAAGAAGAACGAAAATCTTGAAGTGATCGGCGAGGTCAGTAATGGCGAAGAGCTTATGGAATTCCTGAAAACCGGCATTCCTGATCTTATCATACTTGATATTTCCATGCCTAAAATCTCGGGGACCGAAGCTGTTTCGCAAGTAAAGAAAAAATATCCGCAGGTCAAGGTGTTGATGTTGACCATGCATAAAAACAAGCAATTTTTTTATCATGCAATGTCCAGCGGTGCCGATGGTTATCTGATGAAGGACGATTCGGACGAAGAGTTGCTGCTTGCCATCAATAAGGTGCAGAACGGTAAAACCTACATTTCCCCGATCCTTTCCGATGATTTTGCCGCAGATGTGATCAGCGCCCATCGTAATCACCGGGCTACGCCCTTCCAGGGGTTGACCGCCAGAGAGTATGAAGTTCTGCAACTGGTAGTTGAAGGATATACCAGCAAGGATGTGGCGGAGAAGCTCTGTCTCAGTCCCCGCACTATTGATCACCACCGCTCCAAGCTGCTGAAAAAATTCAATCTGAGAAACAGTGCCGATCTGGTCAGTTTTGCCGTGCGCAACGGTTTTGTCAGGCCGGATTAG
- the acs gene encoding acetate--CoA ligase, which yields MSDERKVMETSEAEIAVHWQEEGYFVPSPTFIGQANLTDESIFARFSLDNFPDCYTEFAEMLTWYKYWDEVLDTSDAPCWKWFKGGKINASYNCIDRHLKKNKNKTAIHFVPELEEEAIQHITYQELYVRVNEFAALLRDYAGLKRGDRVTVHMPMSAELPITMLACARLGVIHSVVFGGFSASACADRVVDSNSRVLITMDAYYRAGKLLDHKSVDDEACKLAENSGQKVDKLLIWQRYPGKMSSDAALQKGRDCIVNEELKNFYGARVEPEKMLSEDPLFLMYTSGTTGKPKGCQHGTGGYLAYVTAMSKYIQDIHPEDVYWCMADIGWITGHSFIVYGPLALCASSVIYEGVPTYPDAGRSWRIAQELDVNIFHTAPTAIRALRKVGPDEPAKYTYHFKHMTTVGEPIEPEVWKWYQKEVGKGEAVIVDTYWQTETGGFLCSTVPGITPMKPGSAGPGVPGIHPIIYDEEGQVIPPGSGKAGNICIQNPWPGCFQTIWGDRQRFVDTYFARYNKDPNSKDWRDWPYLTGDAAVESPDGYFRILGRIDDVINVSGHRLGTKEIESAALTVPEVAEAAVVPVNHEIKGKEPELYVSLKPGYEATEEVAQKIADAITTQIGKIAKCKNVWIVPDMPKTRSGKIMRRVLGAISNKGDVGNVMTLANPEIVEEIQRMVS from the coding sequence ATGAGTGATGAAAGAAAGGTAATGGAAACATCAGAGGCCGAAATTGCGGTGCATTGGCAGGAAGAGGGTTATTTCGTTCCCTCTCCCACCTTCATAGGTCAGGCTAATCTCACGGACGAATCTATTTTCGCTAGATTCAGTCTCGATAATTTCCCGGATTGTTATACTGAATTCGCCGAGATGTTGACCTGGTACAAATACTGGGACGAGGTTCTGGACACCAGCGACGCACCATGCTGGAAGTGGTTTAAAGGCGGCAAAATCAATGCGAGTTACAACTGTATTGACCGCCATCTGAAGAAGAACAAAAACAAGACAGCTATCCATTTTGTTCCTGAGCTGGAAGAGGAAGCCATTCAGCATATAACCTATCAGGAGTTATATGTCCGCGTTAATGAATTTGCTGCTCTGCTGCGTGATTATGCAGGGCTGAAACGTGGCGACAGGGTCACTGTTCATATGCCGATGTCAGCGGAACTGCCCATCACCATGCTGGCCTGTGCCCGTCTGGGAGTCATACATTCCGTTGTTTTCGGCGGCTTTTCCGCAAGCGCCTGCGCAGACAGAGTGGTCGATTCTAATTCCAGGGTTCTGATCACCATGGACGCCTACTATCGTGCTGGAAAACTCCTCGACCACAAATCCGTCGATGACGAAGCCTGCAAACTTGCCGAAAATTCAGGACAGAAAGTGGACAAGCTTCTTATCTGGCAGCGTTATCCCGGAAAGATGTCATCCGATGCCGCACTGCAAAAAGGACGTGACTGTATCGTCAACGAAGAACTGAAAAATTTCTATGGGGCCAGGGTCGAGCCGGAAAAGATGCTCTCCGAGGACCCGCTGTTTCTGATGTACACCAGCGGCACCACCGGCAAACCAAAAGGATGTCAGCACGGCACCGGCGGGTATCTCGCCTATGTCACCGCCATGTCAAAATACATACAGGACATCCATCCCGAGGATGTCTACTGGTGCATGGCCGACATCGGCTGGATCACCGGTCATTCCTTTATTGTCTACGGACCGCTGGCGTTGTGCGCCTCATCCGTCATCTATGAAGGGGTACCCACCTATCCGGATGCCGGCAGGTCGTGGCGAATCGCTCAGGAGCTGGATGTCAATATCTTCCATACCGCCCCAACGGCAATCAGAGCCCTGCGCAAGGTCGGACCCGACGAGCCAGCTAAATACACCTATCATTTCAAGCATATGACCACAGTTGGCGAACCGATTGAGCCGGAAGTATGGAAATGGTATCAGAAGGAAGTTGGCAAAGGCGAAGCCGTCATTGTCGACACCTACTGGCAGACCGAAACAGGAGGATTCCTGTGCAGCACTGTCCCCGGTATCACCCCGATGAAGCCGGGCAGCGCCGGTCCCGGCGTACCGGGTATTCATCCTATCATCTATGACGAGGAAGGCCAGGTCATTCCGCCAGGTTCGGGAAAGGCCGGCAATATCTGTATCCAGAACCCCTGGCCCGGTTGTTTCCAAACCATCTGGGGCGACAGGCAACGTTTTGTCGACACCTATTTCGCCAGGTACAATAAAGACCCGAATAGCAAGGATTGGCGCGACTGGCCGTATCTGACCGGCGATGCCGCCGTCGAATCACCCGATGGCTACTTCCGTATCCTTGGCCGAATTGATGATGTTATCAATGTTTCCGGTCACCGTCTTGGCACCAAGGAAATAGAATCGGCAGCACTCACTGTCCCTGAAGTAGCAGAGGCGGCCGTTGTCCCGGTCAATCACGAAATCAAAGGCAAGGAACCGGAGTTGTATGTTTCCCTCAAGCCCGGCTATGAAGCCACGGAAGAAGTTGCCCAGAAGATAGCAGACGCCATCACCACACAGATAGGCAAGATCGCTAAATGTAAAAATGTCTGGATTGTCCCCGATATGCCGAAAACCCGCTCAGGTAAAATTATGCGAAGGGTGCTCGGCGCCATTTCCAATAAGGGCGATGTCGGCAATGTCATGACTCTCGCCAATCCCGAGATAGTAGAAGAGATCCAGCGGATGGTTTCCTGA
- a CDS encoding histone deacetylase family protein, whose protein sequence is MMKRTGFVYDERYLMHTTFEGHPESHYRLVAIVNGLRESGLLEKLLPIEAEPVHQRWIEAVHNIRYIVRFEEACLMGLPDFDHQDNSICRETYEIALLAVGGVLRAVDKMMEGLIDNAFCAVRPPGHHAGYDRAMGFCYFNNIAIAARYLQQKWGIKRVGVIDFDVHHGNGTQQIFEEDDSVFYYSIHEHPSFAFPGTGREFEEGVAAGTGFTLNTPILPGKGDMDYRKKLTTEMVPAFKKFKPEVILVSAGFDAHSSDLMSGINLTAEGYKFISKTIVNLAKRYADGRLISILEGGYNLEVLPLLVADHIKILAEL, encoded by the coding sequence ATGATGAAAAGAACCGGTTTTGTGTATGATGAGAGGTACCTGATGCATACCACGTTTGAAGGGCACCCGGAGTCGCATTATCGGCTGGTTGCCATAGTCAACGGTCTTCGGGAAAGCGGTTTGCTGGAAAAGCTTCTGCCTATAGAGGCGGAGCCGGTGCATCAGCGGTGGATAGAAGCGGTTCATAATATCCGCTATATAGTACGCTTCGAGGAGGCCTGCTTGATGGGATTGCCGGACTTTGATCACCAGGACAACTCAATATGCCGTGAAACCTACGAGATTGCCTTGCTTGCCGTAGGCGGAGTGCTGCGAGCCGTAGATAAAATGATGGAAGGTCTCATCGATAACGCATTTTGTGCCGTCCGGCCGCCTGGGCATCATGCCGGGTACGACAGGGCTATGGGGTTCTGCTACTTCAACAATATTGCAATTGCCGCCAGATACCTGCAGCAGAAATGGGGTATTAAACGGGTAGGCGTTATTGATTTCGATGTTCATCATGGAAACGGTACACAGCAGATTTTTGAAGAAGATGATTCTGTATTTTATTACTCCATTCATGAACATCCATCATTTGCTTTTCCGGGAACGGGCAGAGAATTTGAGGAAGGTGTGGCAGCCGGAACCGGCTTTACTCTGAACACGCCTATTCTTCCCGGTAAAGGTGACATGGATTATCGCAAGAAACTGACAACGGAGATGGTGCCGGCCTTTAAAAAATTCAAGCCTGAGGTAATTCTCGTATCGGCCGGTTTTGATGCACACTCATCGGATCTGATGTCCGGTATCAATCTTACTGCGGAAGGATATAAATTTATAAGTAAGACAATTGTCAACCTGGCCAAACGATATGCCGACGGCCGGCTTATTTCGATCCTTGAAGGCGGCTATAACCTGGAAGTACTGCCTCTGCTGGTAGCCGATCATATAAAAATTCTGGCAGAACTGTAA